In Numidum massiliense, a single genomic region encodes these proteins:
- the cysS gene encoding cysteine--tRNA ligase — protein sequence MTVKLFNTLTRKKEELKTLEPQKVRMYVCGPTVYNHIHIGNARVFVLYDVVRRYLTYRGYSVTYVQNFTDVDDKMIRVANEEGLTVLEVGDRYIAAYFDVADRLGVHRADVHPRVTEEIEEIIASVQQLVRKGAAYERDGNVYYRARHKADYGKLSHQSLDELRAGARVAVTEKKEDPLDFVLWKPAKPGEIAWDSPWGKGRPGWHIECSVMSRKYLGDSIDIHAGGSDLMFPHHENEIAQSEALTGKPFASYWLHNGFVNIDNEKMSKSLGNFVLVKNMLDEYPALAVRYLLLSAHYRQPLNFSRDLIEQAEHALERIQHAVTNLQHRLETARAEKVEADVTEALEGLTEQFHAAMDDDFNTANGIAVVFEAVRAANELLRRPVVYRESVAAYLDWFALYAGDILGLLEGEELLLDEQVEALIAERDAARKRRDFARADEIRDQLSAEGIALEDTPQGVRWRRK from the coding sequence ATGACCGTAAAGTTGTTCAACACGTTGACTAGGAAGAAGGAGGAACTGAAGACACTTGAGCCGCAAAAGGTGCGTATGTACGTCTGCGGGCCGACAGTGTACAATCACATTCACATCGGCAATGCACGCGTGTTCGTACTGTATGACGTCGTGCGGCGCTATTTAACTTACCGCGGATACAGTGTGACCTATGTGCAGAACTTTACCGACGTGGACGATAAAATGATTCGCGTCGCCAACGAAGAAGGGTTGACCGTGCTGGAGGTCGGCGATCGCTACATCGCGGCGTACTTTGACGTCGCTGACCGCTTAGGAGTCCATCGCGCCGACGTCCATCCGCGCGTCACCGAAGAGATTGAGGAAATTATCGCTAGTGTGCAACAACTCGTACGGAAAGGGGCTGCCTATGAACGGGACGGGAACGTCTACTACCGCGCGCGTCACAAGGCCGATTACGGCAAGTTGTCCCACCAGTCGCTCGACGAATTGCGCGCAGGTGCTCGCGTCGCCGTGACAGAGAAGAAAGAAGACCCGCTCGATTTCGTCTTGTGGAAGCCGGCTAAGCCGGGAGAAATTGCGTGGGACAGCCCATGGGGAAAAGGGCGGCCCGGCTGGCACATTGAATGCTCGGTGATGAGCCGCAAGTACTTAGGCGACTCGATCGACATCCACGCCGGTGGCAGCGATTTGATGTTCCCACATCACGAGAACGAAATTGCGCAGAGCGAAGCGTTGACGGGGAAACCGTTCGCCAGCTATTGGCTGCACAACGGGTTCGTCAACATCGATAACGAAAAAATGTCGAAGTCTCTCGGCAACTTCGTGCTCGTCAAAAATATGCTCGACGAGTATCCGGCACTCGCTGTTCGCTACTTGTTGTTGTCGGCGCACTACCGTCAGCCGCTTAACTTCAGCCGCGACTTAATCGAACAGGCTGAGCACGCTCTCGAACGGATTCAACACGCAGTCACTAACTTACAGCACCGCTTAGAAACAGCGCGCGCGGAAAAAGTGGAGGCCGACGTTACAGAGGCGCTCGAGGGGCTCACGGAACAGTTCCACGCGGCAATGGACGACGACTTCAATACGGCGAATGGGATTGCCGTCGTGTTCGAAGCGGTGCGGGCAGCGAATGAATTACTCCGTCGCCCCGTCGTTTACCGCGAATCGGTCGCCGCTTACCTCGACTGGTTTGCGCTGTACGCGGGAGATATCTTGGGCTTGTTAGAAGGGGAAGAACTGTTACTCGACGAGCAAGTCGAAGCGCTCATCGCTGAACGCGACGCCGCGCGCAAAAGGCGTGACTTTGCCCGAGCCGACGAAATTCGCGATCAGCTATCGGCCGAAGGAATCGCCTTGGAGGATACCCCACAAGGGGTACGGTGGCGGCGCAAATGA
- the cysE gene encoding serine O-acetyltransferase: MAFWQTIKNDVNVVLERDPAARNKFEVVLTYSGLHAIWAHRIAHALYKRKLLLLARIISQLSRFFTGIEIHPGATIGQRVFIDHGMGVVIGETCEIGNDVTLYQGVTLGGTGKEKGKRHPTIEDGVLIASGAKVLGAFRIGRCAKIGAGSVVLKEVPPNATVVGVPGRVVRRDGERVPSDFDQTNLPDPVSDRLRWMEREIVQLRSELAALQAEMHACCEEKAAHRVEEEETCRA, from the coding sequence ATGGCATTTTGGCAAACGATAAAAAACGATGTCAACGTCGTGTTGGAGCGCGACCCGGCGGCACGCAACAAGTTTGAAGTCGTGCTGACGTACTCCGGGTTGCACGCTATTTGGGCACATCGCATCGCTCACGCATTGTACAAACGCAAACTACTGTTGCTCGCGCGCATCATTTCCCAGTTGAGTCGCTTTTTTACGGGAATTGAGATTCACCCGGGGGCGACGATCGGTCAGCGAGTATTTATTGACCACGGCATGGGCGTCGTCATCGGGGAAACGTGCGAGATCGGCAACGACGTGACGTTGTATCAAGGCGTGACGCTCGGCGGTACCGGAAAAGAAAAAGGGAAGCGGCACCCGACGATCGAGGACGGAGTCCTCATCGCGTCCGGGGCAAAAGTACTCGGGGCGTTTCGCATCGGGCGCTGCGCGAAAATCGGTGCTGGCTCCGTGGTGCTAAAGGAAGTACCACCTAATGCAACGGTCGTCGGCGTACCGGGGCGAGTCGTGCGCCGCGACGGCGAACGTGTACCGAGCGACTTCGATCAGACGAATTTACCCGATCCAGTCAGCGATCGGTTGCGGTGGATGGAGCGGGAAATTGTGCAGCTAAGAAGTGAGCTGGCTGCCTTGCAAGCGGAAATGCACGCCTGTTGCGAAGAGAAAGCAGCGCATCGTGTAGAGGAGGAAGAAACGTGCCGCGCATAG
- the gltX gene encoding glutamate--tRNA ligase — MEGTNVVRTRYAPSPTGHLHIGGARTALFCYLLAKKTDGKFIVRIEDTDQERNVAGAEEEQLANLQWLGIAWDESVDVGGPYGPYRSMERLDTYETYLQRLADEGKTYPCYCTKEELDEAREAQLKRGEMPRYSGRCRHLSAAERQQFEAEGRKPVTRFRVPAGQTIVVDDLVRGRVTFESDGIGDFVIARADGRPMYNFAVTVDDALMKITHVIRGEEHLSNTPLQILLYEALGFPVPHFAHLSLILNRERQKMSKRDESIVQFVDQYRQLGYLPQAIVNFLALLGWSPPGEHSEEEVFSREQLAELFSLDRLSKAPAVFDPDKLNWLNNHYIKAADLDDVVALCTPHLEAAGLIAAERTAKEDEWVRRLVTLYQEQLKYGAEIVELAELFFQQQLNYGEEAKEVLIEEHVLDVLQELQRQLNSLDSFTPKAFKQAMKATQKATGQKGKKLFMPVRAALTGSVHGPDLGESLALIGREKVLARLQWLIDNYAQTVAK, encoded by the coding sequence ATGGAAGGGACGAACGTCGTACGGACGCGGTATGCGCCGAGTCCGACAGGTCATTTACACATTGGCGGTGCGCGCACGGCGTTATTCTGTTACTTGTTGGCCAAAAAGACGGATGGAAAATTTATTGTCCGCATCGAGGATACGGATCAAGAACGGAACGTCGCCGGCGCGGAAGAGGAGCAACTGGCGAATTTACAGTGGCTCGGCATCGCGTGGGACGAAAGTGTCGACGTTGGCGGTCCGTACGGCCCGTACCGCTCGATGGAACGGCTAGACACGTACGAGACGTATTTGCAGCGCTTAGCGGATGAGGGGAAGACATATCCGTGTTACTGTACGAAAGAAGAGTTAGACGAAGCGCGCGAAGCCCAACTTAAGCGCGGGGAGATGCCGCGCTACTCCGGGCGTTGTCGCCATTTGAGCGCAGCGGAGCGGCAACAGTTCGAGGCAGAAGGGCGTAAGCCTGTCACTCGCTTTCGCGTGCCGGCCGGACAGACGATCGTCGTCGACGATCTCGTGCGCGGACGGGTGACGTTTGAGTCGGACGGGATCGGCGACTTTGTCATTGCGCGCGCCGACGGGCGTCCGATGTACAACTTCGCCGTCACCGTCGACGACGCGTTAATGAAAATTACCCACGTCATTCGCGGCGAAGAGCATTTATCCAATACGCCGCTGCAAATATTGTTGTACGAGGCACTCGGGTTTCCCGTGCCGCACTTTGCCCACTTATCGCTTATTTTAAACCGCGAGCGGCAAAAAATGAGCAAGCGGGACGAGTCGATCGTACAGTTTGTCGATCAATACCGGCAGCTAGGCTATTTGCCGCAAGCGATCGTCAACTTTCTCGCGCTACTCGGGTGGTCGCCACCGGGAGAACATAGCGAAGAAGAGGTTTTTTCGCGCGAACAGCTTGCTGAGCTCTTTTCACTGGATCGCCTTTCGAAGGCGCCCGCCGTGTTCGATCCGGATAAGTTGAATTGGCTGAACAACCACTACATTAAAGCGGCGGACTTAGACGACGTCGTCGCCTTGTGCACCCCGCACTTAGAAGCGGCAGGGCTGATCGCGGCCGAGCGTACGGCGAAAGAGGACGAATGGGTGCGGCGGCTCGTCACCTTGTACCAAGAACAGTTGAAGTACGGAGCGGAAATTGTCGAGCTCGCGGAATTGTTCTTTCAGCAGCAGCTCAACTACGGCGAGGAAGCGAAAGAAGTTCTTATAGAGGAGCACGTGCTAGACGTGCTCCAGGAACTGCAGCGGCAGCTAAACAGTCTCGACTCCTTTACGCCTAAGGCGTTTAAACAAGCGATGAAGGCGACGCAAAAAGCGACCGGGCAAAAAGGGAAAAAACTGTTCATGCCTGTACGCGCTGCACTCACCGGCAGTGTGCACGGTCCCGATTTGGGTGAGTCGCTTGCGCTAATCGGGCGGGAAAAAGTGCTAGCTCGCTTACAGTGGCTCATTGACAATTACGCACAAACCGTTGCAAAATAA
- the ispF gene encoding 2-C-methyl-D-erythritol 2,4-cyclodiphosphate synthase yields MRVGQGFDVHQFAAGRPLVIGGVHIPYERGLTGHSDADVLTHAVTDAILGACSLGDIGKHFPDTDAAYKDADSVELLRRVWHSVEEQGYRLGNLDATIIAQAPKMAPHLAAMKRVLAAALDCSEAQLNIKATTTEWLGFVGRSEGIAALAVVALEKR; encoded by the coding sequence GTGAGAGTAGGACAAGGTTTTGACGTACATCAATTTGCCGCTGGCCGCCCGCTCGTAATCGGCGGGGTACACATTCCGTACGAACGCGGTTTAACGGGTCATTCTGACGCAGACGTGTTGACGCACGCCGTGACAGACGCTATTTTAGGTGCTTGTAGCCTAGGGGATATCGGCAAGCATTTTCCCGATACGGACGCAGCGTACAAAGACGCGGACAGCGTCGAGCTGCTGCGGCGCGTGTGGCACTCAGTAGAGGAACAAGGGTATCGCCTCGGCAACTTAGATGCGACGATTATTGCGCAAGCGCCGAAAATGGCGCCACACCTCGCAGCGATGAAGCGTGTACTCGCCGCTGCCCTCGACTGTAGCGAGGCGCAATTGAACATAAAGGCGACGACGACGGAATGGTTAGGGTTCGTCGGGCGGAGTGAAGGGATTGCCGCTCTCGCTGTCGTCGCGCTCGAAAAACGATAA
- the ispD gene encoding 2-C-methyl-D-erythritol 4-phosphate cytidylyltransferase codes for MDVGVVVVAAGQGKRMGRGYNKQFIPLGDRPLLVHTLQVFERMANIAHVVLVTGEEDLARCQALCRAYNLTKVSDIVAGGETRQESTRCGLARIRAEWVLVHDGARPFVTEVVVADLIASMRTYGAAVLAVPVKDTIKKVNAEGFVESTPPREQLWAVQTPQAFCTAELQRAHEQAAALGIDVTDDAMLMERMGRDVYVVRGDYDNIKLTTPEDVYIAETILHKRRPEE; via the coding sequence GTGGACGTCGGTGTAGTTGTTGTGGCGGCCGGGCAAGGGAAGCGGATGGGGAGAGGTTACAATAAACAGTTCATCCCACTCGGTGACCGGCCACTTCTCGTGCACACACTGCAAGTTTTTGAACGCATGGCGAACATTGCGCACGTCGTTCTCGTGACGGGCGAAGAGGATTTGGCAAGGTGTCAGGCTCTTTGTCGCGCATACAACTTAACGAAAGTATCAGACATCGTCGCCGGAGGAGAGACGCGTCAGGAGAGTACGCGCTGTGGCCTCGCCCGAATTAGGGCGGAATGGGTGTTAGTACACGACGGCGCCAGACCGTTCGTTACCGAGGTGGTTGTTGCCGACTTAATCGCCAGTATGCGCACGTACGGGGCAGCTGTGTTAGCAGTACCGGTGAAAGATACGATAAAAAAAGTGAACGCGGAAGGCTTTGTCGAATCGACGCCGCCCCGGGAACAGTTGTGGGCCGTACAGACACCGCAAGCGTTTTGTACGGCTGAACTACAGCGGGCACACGAACAAGCGGCGGCGCTCGGGATTGACGTGACGGACGACGCAATGCTCATGGAACGCATGGGGAGAGACGTGTACGTCGTCCGCGGCGATTACGACAACATTAAGCTGACGACGCCCGAGGACGTGTACATTGCGGAGACAATCTTACATAAACGAAGGCCGGAGGAGTAG
- a CDS encoding PIN/TRAM domain-containing protein codes for MKRVFQAVFTIAGAVLGYYIAPKLFVMLEKLLNIGEVPFPEYIGAALGAIIIFFATKNLSEEIVKWMLRSEDRLLKMPSGDVLAGALGLIIGLIVAYLLGPSISKLPIALLASVLPFVVSAIFGYLGFRIGYKKRDDFMSVLSIGKGSREKEKGKKEGREHEYKVLDTSVIIDGRIADICRTGFLEGTLVIPGFVLEELQHIADSSDVLKRNRGRRGLDILNKIQKELKVKVLIYEGDFEDIQEVDSKLVKLAKVLKGKVVTNDFNLNKVCELQQVPVLNINDLANAVKPIVLPGEEIQVQVIKDGKEHGQGVAYLDDGTMIVVEGGRDYIGKTISVLVTSVLQTSAGRMIFAKPKLLEKAL; via the coding sequence ATGAAACGAGTCTTTCAAGCTGTATTTACGATCGCAGGAGCGGTTCTCGGATATTACATCGCTCCAAAACTGTTTGTTATGTTGGAAAAGTTGCTCAATATAGGCGAAGTACCTTTCCCGGAATACATCGGTGCGGCGTTGGGCGCTATTATCATCTTTTTTGCAACTAAGAACCTGTCTGAAGAAATCGTTAAATGGATGCTGCGCAGTGAGGATCGTCTCTTGAAGATGCCGTCAGGAGACGTGCTTGCCGGTGCTTTAGGTTTAATTATCGGTTTAATTGTCGCTTACTTGCTTGGTCCTTCCATCTCTAAGCTACCGATTGCGCTGTTAGCTTCGGTGCTCCCTTTCGTCGTCTCGGCCATTTTCGGTTACCTCGGATTTCGCATTGGTTATAAGAAACGCGACGATTTTATGTCGGTTCTATCCATCGGTAAAGGCAGTCGCGAGAAGGAAAAAGGGAAGAAGGAAGGCCGTGAGCACGAATATAAAGTGTTGGACACGAGCGTCATCATAGACGGGAGGATCGCCGACATATGCCGGACAGGTTTTCTCGAAGGTACGTTGGTCATTCCGGGCTTTGTGCTCGAGGAACTGCAACACATCGCCGACTCTTCCGACGTATTAAAGCGAAATCGCGGCCGCCGCGGCTTAGATATCCTCAATAAGATTCAAAAAGAGCTGAAAGTGAAAGTGCTCATTTACGAAGGCGACTTCGAAGACATTCAAGAAGTCGACAGTAAACTTGTCAAGCTGGCGAAAGTATTGAAGGGGAAAGTGGTCACGAACGACTTCAACTTAAACAAAGTGTGTGAATTGCAGCAAGTACCGGTGTTAAACATTAACGACTTGGCGAATGCGGTCAAACCGATCGTGTTGCCCGGTGAAGAAATTCAAGTACAAGTCATTAAAGACGGGAAAGAACACGGACAAGGGGTCGCCTACCTCGATGACGGTACGATGATCGTCGTCGAAGGCGGACGTGACTACATCGGAAAGACGATTAGCGTACTCGTGACCTCTGTCCTGCAAACGTCGGCGGGGCGCATGATTTTTGCTAAACCAAAATTGCTGGAAAAAGCGTTGTAA
- a CDS encoding CarD family transcriptional regulator, producing MGDKVVYPMHGAGIIEAIEEKEILGEKKQYYVMHLPVGNIKALLPMSSVNSVGLRGVVDEQSANRVIEFLKGEDDLSVANWNHRFRINLDKMRSGDIYELADVVRSLMSRDHGKGLSTGERKMLDTAKRILISELVLAKDMEEEQMCSLVDDTVGQKNSE from the coding sequence GTGGGCGATAAGGTCGTTTATCCGATGCACGGAGCTGGAATCATCGAAGCGATTGAAGAAAAAGAGATCCTCGGGGAGAAAAAGCAGTACTATGTCATGCATCTTCCCGTAGGGAACATTAAAGCTCTCTTGCCGATGAGCAGTGTGAACAGCGTCGGTCTGAGAGGCGTCGTCGATGAGCAATCAGCTAACCGCGTCATCGAATTCTTAAAGGGTGAAGATGACCTATCGGTTGCGAACTGGAATCATCGTTTCCGCATCAACCTCGACAAAATGAGGAGCGGTGACATATACGAATTGGCGGACGTCGTTCGTTCACTCATGTCGCGCGATCACGGTAAAGGGTTGTCGACAGGTGAACGAAAAATGTTAGACACAGCGAAGCGCATTCTCATTAGCGAGCTCGTATTGGCGAAAGACATGGAAGAAGAGCAGATGTGTTCGCTGGTGGACGATACCGTCGGCCAAAAAAATTCGGAGTGA
- the pssA gene encoding CDP-diacylglycerol--serine O-phosphatidyltransferase, whose protein sequence is MIRMLPNMFTIGNLFLGMVALFLAFNDQWQYAAITVIAGMLFDGLDGKVARLLNAESEFGKELDSLCDIVTFGVAPAVIMYIAILQPYGFIGWVVAAAFPACGALRLARFNVVKGTPGYFVGLPITAAGGVLATMALYKEVVASPLILIFGMLALAYLMVSSLKYPNFKKVGVPKQVFWLGPIVIALAVFLAIKFPSEFPKLVFIPLFAYAIWGITKNVRKHKGDDHSMESDIHY, encoded by the coding sequence ATGATCCGGATGTTACCTAACATGTTTACGATCGGCAATTTGTTTTTAGGGATGGTTGCCCTTTTTCTCGCGTTTAACGACCAGTGGCAATATGCGGCGATCACTGTTATTGCCGGGATGTTGTTTGATGGGTTGGACGGTAAAGTTGCGCGCCTCTTAAATGCGGAGAGCGAGTTCGGTAAAGAGTTGGATTCATTATGTGATATCGTCACTTTCGGCGTTGCCCCTGCAGTTATTATGTATATTGCCATTTTGCAGCCGTACGGCTTTATCGGCTGGGTCGTGGCAGCTGCTTTTCCGGCTTGCGGTGCCTTGCGCTTGGCGCGGTTTAACGTCGTGAAAGGGACGCCGGGCTATTTTGTCGGGTTGCCAATTACAGCTGCCGGGGGCGTGCTCGCGACGATGGCACTGTACAAAGAAGTCGTCGCCAGTCCACTCATCCTCATCTTCGGGATGCTGGCACTCGCTTATTTAATGGTTAGTTCGCTGAAGTATCCGAATTTCAAAAAAGTCGGTGTACCGAAACAAGTGTTTTGGCTCGGGCCGATCGTCATCGCACTCGCCGTGTTTTTGGCGATTAAATTTCCGAGTGAATTTCCGAAGCTCGTGTTCATTCCGTTGTTTGCGTACGCCATTTGGGGGATTACGAAAAACGTACGCAAGCACAAAGGCGATGACCATTCGATGGAATCGGACATTCATTACTAG
- the disA gene encoding DNA integrity scanning diadenylate cyclase DisA, with protein MPEETAHDREKSNVLRLVAPGTDLRDGLDNVLRAMTGALIVIGYDDEMEKVIGGGFHIDCPFSPAYLYELAKMDGGIILSGDAKRILYANTHLNPNAAIHSAETGIRHQTAERVAKQTGKLVISISQRRHVITLYKGQFRYALKDIGVILTKANQAVQTLEKYKSVLDQSMTNLSALEFENLVTLHDVAKVIQRFEQVLRIKNEIEQYINELGTEGRLIRMQVEELVAGVEAEERWLIKDYVNHPGERPTDKVLTRLRGLASDELLDKNHIVRIIGFTGIDNVEEAAVAPRGYRLLHKIPRLPQTVVENLIRKFSSLAKIVVATAEQLDEVDGIGEVRARMIKDGLKRIQEQVFVDRHI; from the coding sequence TTGCCTGAGGAAACAGCGCACGATCGCGAGAAGAGTAACGTGTTGCGCCTCGTCGCCCCGGGCACTGACTTGCGAGACGGTTTAGATAACGTCCTCCGCGCCATGACAGGGGCACTCATCGTCATCGGTTACGACGATGAGATGGAAAAGGTGATTGGCGGCGGATTTCACATCGATTGTCCGTTTTCACCGGCGTACTTGTACGAATTGGCAAAAATGGACGGCGGGATCATCTTATCAGGTGACGCGAAACGCATTTTGTACGCGAACACCCATTTAAACCCGAATGCGGCGATTCATTCGGCAGAGACGGGGATCCGCCACCAAACAGCGGAGCGGGTGGCCAAACAGACGGGAAAACTCGTCATTTCGATTTCACAACGGCGCCACGTCATCACGTTGTACAAAGGACAGTTTCGCTACGCGCTAAAAGATATCGGCGTCATCCTGACGAAAGCGAACCAAGCTGTACAGACGTTGGAGAAGTACAAATCGGTACTCGATCAGTCGATGACGAACTTGTCGGCGCTCGAATTTGAAAATCTCGTCACGTTACACGACGTCGCTAAGGTGATTCAGCGCTTCGAACAAGTGCTACGCATAAAAAACGAAATTGAACAATACATTAACGAGTTAGGGACGGAAGGGCGTCTCATTCGCATGCAAGTCGAGGAGCTCGTTGCCGGCGTCGAAGCGGAAGAACGGTGGCTGATCAAAGATTACGTGAACCATCCGGGGGAGCGGCCGACCGACAAAGTGCTCACGCGCCTGAGGGGATTAGCTTCCGACGAACTGTTGGACAAAAATCACATTGTGCGCATCATCGGCTTTACCGGCATTGACAACGTCGAAGAAGCGGCAGTCGCGCCGCGCGGCTATCGCTTATTGCATAAAATTCCGCGTCTGCCGCAGACAGTCGTCGAAAACTTGATCCGCAAATTTTCTAGTTTGGCGAAGATCGTTGTCGCGACGGCTGAACAGTTGGACGAAGTAGACGGCATCGGCGAAGTGCGTGCGCGTATGATCAAGGATGGCTTGAAACGCATTCAAGAACAAGTTTTTGTCGACCGTCATATTTAA
- the radA gene encoding DNA repair protein RadA: MAKVKTKFVCQQCGLIAPKWLGKCPGCGAWNTLVEEREPDGRALSRSARGGKAAAAKPITSLVSGDEPRFNTGIKELNRVLGGGLVPGSLILVGGDPGIGKSTLLLQASYELTVREQKVLYVSGEESVKQLKLRADRIGALNERLYVATETSLPHVEQLIEDSLPTLVVIDSIQTVYHPDVTSAPGSVAQVRECTAHLMRIAKLRGIAVIIVGHVTKEGAIAGPRLLEHMVDCVLYFEGERFSTYRIVRAVKNRFGSTNEIGLFEMKAAGLSEVENPSELFLSERPEKVAGSVVVASLEGTRPVLVELQALVTPTAFATPRRMATGVDYQRVSLLIAVLEKRIGLFLQNQDAYVNVAGGVRLDEPAVDLGIALSIASSFRDTPSSPHDVFVGEVGLTGEIRAVTRIEQRVHEAAKLGFQRVIVPQKNIGGWEPPTDIELCGVRSVEEAMEVAFGGNVFA; this comes from the coding sequence ATGGCGAAAGTTAAAACGAAATTCGTCTGTCAACAGTGTGGCTTAATCGCACCGAAATGGCTAGGGAAATGTCCCGGGTGCGGGGCGTGGAACACGCTCGTCGAAGAGCGGGAACCGGACGGGCGCGCGCTGTCACGCAGCGCCCGCGGTGGGAAAGCGGCAGCCGCGAAGCCGATCACATCGCTTGTATCCGGCGATGAACCCCGCTTCAATACGGGGATTAAAGAACTGAACCGCGTACTCGGCGGCGGGTTAGTTCCTGGATCGCTCATTCTCGTCGGCGGCGATCCGGGGATCGGGAAATCGACGTTGTTACTGCAAGCTTCGTACGAGTTGACCGTTCGCGAGCAAAAAGTACTGTACGTCTCAGGCGAGGAATCGGTGAAGCAGCTGAAACTGCGCGCTGACCGCATTGGCGCGTTAAACGAGCGGCTGTACGTGGCGACCGAGACGAGTTTGCCGCACGTCGAGCAGCTTATTGAGGACAGTCTCCCCACCCTCGTCGTCATCGATTCGATTCAAACCGTCTATCACCCCGACGTCACATCGGCGCCAGGCAGTGTCGCCCAAGTGCGGGAGTGTACGGCGCATCTCATGCGCATCGCGAAGTTGCGGGGGATCGCCGTCATTATTGTCGGCCACGTGACGAAAGAAGGGGCAATCGCGGGACCGCGCTTGTTAGAGCACATGGTCGATTGTGTGCTCTATTTCGAGGGCGAACGCTTCTCGACGTACCGCATCGTGCGCGCCGTGAAAAACCGCTTCGGGTCGACGAACGAAATCGGCTTGTTTGAGATGAAAGCGGCGGGGCTCTCCGAAGTAGAAAATCCGTCCGAGCTATTTTTATCTGAGCGGCCCGAGAAAGTGGCTGGATCGGTCGTCGTCGCTAGTTTAGAAGGGACGCGGCCCGTACTCGTCGAACTACAGGCACTCGTCACCCCCACCGCGTTCGCTACACCGCGCCGCATGGCGACGGGAGTCGACTATCAGCGCGTCTCCTTACTCATCGCTGTGTTGGAGAAGCGAATCGGCCTATTTTTACAAAATCAAGACGCGTACGTCAACGTCGCCGGAGGGGTACGGCTCGACGAACCGGCGGTCGACTTAGGCATCGCCCTCAGCATCGCCTCTAGTTTTCGCGATACCCCGAGTTCACCACACGATGTGTTCGTCGGCGAAGTCGGACTGACAGGAGAAATTCGCGCCGTCACACGCATCGAACAGCGCGTACACGAAGCGGCGAAACTAGGGTTCCAGCGCGTCATCGTTCCGCAAAAAAACATCGGCGGGTGGGAACCGCCCACAGACATTGAACTGTGCGGCGTACGTTCGGTAGAAGAGGCGATGGAAGTCGCGTTTGGGGGGAATGTGTTTGCCTGA